The following proteins are co-located in the Agromyces laixinhei genome:
- a CDS encoding GAP family protein — MLQAIGHILPIALAVAISSVPIMATIVILLSPRRGASAAPFLIGWVLGMVMLVVITTLSAQAVPTPRSDRQPATAVGIAEIAVGAALIVIAIVSWRRARRNPVDGMPAWLGKLTSIGPWSAFGLGAALNIRPKEILLAIAAGLAVRGAGLTVTESVIAIVVYTVIGASTVAVPVIATLVDAKGMQPRLLSMQEWLGRNNRVVTSLILLLVGVFIIGSGIARL; from the coding sequence ATGCTGCAGGCAATCGGGCACATCCTTCCGATCGCGCTCGCCGTCGCGATCAGTTCCGTGCCGATCATGGCGACGATCGTCATCCTGCTCTCGCCGCGGCGCGGAGCGTCCGCCGCTCCCTTCCTCATCGGGTGGGTGCTCGGCATGGTCATGCTGGTCGTCATCACCACCCTCTCGGCGCAGGCAGTGCCGACGCCACGTTCCGATCGGCAGCCGGCCACGGCGGTCGGCATCGCCGAGATCGCCGTCGGCGCGGCTCTCATCGTCATCGCGATCGTCTCGTGGCGACGCGCCCGACGGAATCCGGTCGACGGCATGCCCGCCTGGCTCGGCAAGCTGACCTCCATCGGACCGTGGAGCGCGTTCGGCCTGGGAGCGGCCCTGAACATCCGCCCCAAAGAGATCCTGCTCGCGATCGCGGCCGGTCTCGCCGTGCGCGGTGCCGGTCTCACCGTCACCGAGTCGGTGATCGCGATCGTCGTCTACACGGTCATCGGGGCATCCACCGTGGCGGTGCCGGTCATCGCGACGCTCGTCGATGCGAAGGGCATGCAGCCCAGACTGCTGTCGATGCAGGAGTGGCTCGGCCGCAACAACAGGGTCGTGACGTCGCTCATCCTGCTGCTCGTCGGCGTGTTCATCATCGGGTCGGGGATCGCCCGGCTGTGA
- a CDS encoding serine hydrolase domain-containing protein — translation MTAGDADGWRNELDRLRQRHDVPGAQLGILRLGRGGDEHDRTLVESGVLDIATGDPVRRDSSFQIGSITKAWTAAAALRLDELGVLSVAAPVRAVLPSLALADPAVAEEVTLADLLAHRSGIVGDRFRETGDDDLAIARYVDDLGDAEQVHPLRERFSYGNAGYVIAGRAIEVAAGMPWRRVVHELIDRPLGLERVAAPTRAEDVEAPAIGHVFRADGRLTRAEPWSIPPGMAPAGILTTDAASVLDLLAMTMRGGTTGDGQRVLSAATVAAMCSPAIRTAVPGIDAWGLGWMIERWDDAKVFGHDGGTNGQFAFARAVPSAGCAFVLLTNGGRARPFFDELMPMLAREVAGLNGPVAPAPADVAAADGTSGLFPSGAAGRYRNGDSDLVIDVDGRRAAAELLEAGENPAIGSAVVPAASGAGFVWQRDGESFWRTLVPDAAGLGVQFGLRFMRRA, via the coding sequence ATGACGGCGGGCGACGCCGACGGATGGCGGAACGAACTCGATCGGCTCCGGCAGCGTCATGACGTACCGGGTGCGCAACTCGGCATCCTCCGGCTCGGCCGCGGCGGTGACGAACACGACCGAACGCTCGTCGAGAGCGGAGTGCTCGACATCGCCACGGGCGACCCGGTGCGTCGCGACTCCTCGTTCCAGATCGGGTCGATCACGAAGGCGTGGACGGCCGCCGCCGCTTTGCGGCTGGACGAACTGGGCGTTCTCTCGGTCGCGGCACCGGTGCGTGCGGTGCTGCCGTCGCTCGCCCTCGCCGATCCCGCGGTCGCCGAAGAAGTGACGCTCGCCGACCTGCTCGCCCATCGCAGCGGCATCGTGGGCGACCGATTCCGCGAGACCGGCGACGACGACCTCGCCATCGCCCGATACGTCGACGACCTCGGCGATGCCGAGCAGGTGCACCCGCTCCGCGAACGGTTCTCGTACGGCAACGCCGGCTACGTCATCGCGGGGCGAGCGATCGAGGTCGCCGCCGGCATGCCATGGCGTCGGGTCGTGCACGAGCTGATCGACCGCCCGCTCGGCCTCGAGCGGGTTGCCGCCCCGACCCGCGCCGAAGATGTCGAGGCTCCGGCCATCGGCCATGTCTTCCGGGCGGACGGTCGGCTCACCCGGGCGGAGCCGTGGTCGATTCCGCCCGGCATGGCACCGGCCGGCATTCTCACGACGGATGCCGCGAGCGTGCTCGATCTCCTGGCGATGACGATGCGCGGCGGCACGACCGGCGACGGGCAGCGGGTGCTGTCCGCGGCGACGGTCGCGGCGATGTGCTCGCCCGCCATCCGCACCGCCGTGCCCGGCATCGACGCTTGGGGTCTCGGCTGGATGATCGAACGCTGGGATGACGCGAAGGTGTTCGGGCACGACGGCGGCACGAACGGGCAGTTCGCCTTCGCGCGCGCCGTGCCATCCGCGGGTTGCGCGTTCGTGCTCCTGACGAACGGCGGGCGTGCGCGTCCCTTCTTCGACGAGCTGATGCCGATGCTCGCGCGCGAGGTTGCCGGCCTGAACGGTCCGGTCGCACCCGCCCCCGCCGACGTCGCCGCGGCCGACGGCACCTCGGGCCTGTTCCCCTCCGGCGCTGCGGGGAGGTACCGCAATGGCGACAGCGACCTCGTCATCGACGTCGACGGCCGGCGTGCCGCAGCGGAGCTCCTCGAGGCGGGAGAGAATCCCGCCATCGGGTCGGCCGTCGTTCCCGCAGCATCCGGTGCCGGATTCGTGTGGCAACGCGATGGCGAGTCGTTCTGGCGCACGCTGGTTCCGGATGCCGCAGGGCTCGGCGTGCAGTTCGGACTCCGATTCATGCGGCGTGCATGA
- a CDS encoding ABC transporter ATP-binding protein, producing MSTLAFRDVTVVFGHGHAAVHAVRNVSLEVASGSITGLVGESGSGKSTLARAAVGLHEPTTGSITLDGVEIANARGDAALVRRRIQMIFQDPNSCLDPRRSVGDTLGEAIVARARRQRERTPRGGDRRRETARLLEAVRLPATFSTRLPNELSGGQRQRIAIARALAAGPEVILADEITSALDVSVQGSVLNLLVDLQRELGLTVLFVSHNLAVVRHVCDRVAVMLRGELVEEGDVLSVLERPREEYTRQLISAVPQIGVPLL from the coding sequence ATGAGCACGCTCGCCTTCCGCGACGTGACCGTCGTATTCGGTCACGGGCACGCCGCCGTCCATGCGGTGCGGAACGTCTCCCTCGAGGTTGCGTCGGGGTCGATCACCGGGCTCGTCGGCGAATCAGGCTCGGGCAAGTCGACCCTCGCGCGCGCAGCGGTCGGACTGCACGAACCCACGACCGGCAGCATCACGCTCGACGGCGTCGAGATCGCGAACGCCCGCGGAGACGCAGCCCTGGTCCGGCGGCGCATCCAGATGATCTTCCAGGACCCGAACTCGTGCCTCGACCCTCGCCGGAGCGTCGGCGACACCCTCGGCGAAGCGATCGTCGCCCGGGCGAGGCGCCAGCGAGAGCGAACGCCGAGAGGCGGCGACCGACGACGCGAGACCGCCCGATTGCTGGAAGCGGTTCGGCTGCCGGCCACCTTTTCGACGCGACTCCCGAACGAGCTCTCGGGTGGTCAGCGCCAGCGGATCGCCATCGCGCGTGCGCTCGCCGCCGGACCCGAGGTGATCCTCGCCGACGAGATCACCTCGGCGCTCGACGTCTCGGTGCAGGGATCGGTGCTGAACCTCCTCGTCGACCTGCAGCGTGAACTCGGTCTCACCGTGCTGTTCGTGAGCCACAATCTCGCCGTCGTGCGGCACGTCTGCGACCGCGTCGCAGTGATGCTGCGTGGCGAGCTCGTCGAGGAGGGTGACGTGCTCTCCGTGCTCGAGCGTCCGCGCGAGGAGTACACCCGGCAGCTCATCTCGGCCGTTCCGCAGATCGGCGTGCCGCTCCTATGA
- a CDS encoding dipeptide/oligopeptide/nickel ABC transporter permease/ATP-binding protein: MSTRRLRSAIASPLGIATTIGVLGVLAVAVVAPMIWGEQASISDPGQISQPPSPEHPFGTDAGGRDVLLRTLVATQLSVAMALCATAIGVCFGIFFGLVPAMLGTRTSRLVVSSINIAVAFPALLLAIGLAVVLGQSALSAVIAIGAAMTPDYARLTYTLSASVLGRDYVAAAHVLGVPRWTIMFRHVLPNIRDPLIVRATISAGASLVAFASLSFLGLGVQAPDYDWGRLLGEGQTRIFVSPASALVPGAAIVIAGLVFTLFGEFLAKNLPGTGSVRTPRGARRPPQPHADHNTDGALPEDTERVLSVRDLVVSAPAEAGWTHPVQSISFDVARGEILGIVGESGSGKSLSMMSIAGLTDLPLRASAGRLEFDGVTLAGPGEISADAVNRRHARLLGTRLAMVFQDPMSSLNPALKVGPQVAEIAQLHEGAKRRTALQRAIDRLRAVHIPRPEQSAQQYPHEFSGGMRQRAMIAMGLMGTPKLIIADEPTTALDVTVQKGVLGLLTEINRTDDTAIVLISHDIAVITAVCTRVLVMYRGRIVEAVSVDDLVGGRARHPYTRALLDSVPTMDGDRSERLATIPEDRVFDIDIDIDADSDSDADADRPVEVVG, translated from the coding sequence ATGTCCACCCGCCGCCTGCGCTCCGCGATCGCCTCACCGCTCGGCATCGCGACGACGATCGGGGTGCTCGGCGTGCTCGCCGTGGCCGTGGTCGCACCGATGATCTGGGGCGAGCAGGCGAGCATCTCCGACCCCGGTCAGATCTCTCAGCCGCCCTCACCCGAGCATCCGTTCGGCACGGATGCCGGCGGGCGCGACGTGCTGCTGCGCACGCTCGTCGCCACGCAGCTCTCGGTCGCCATGGCGCTGTGCGCAACGGCGATCGGCGTCTGCTTCGGCATCTTCTTCGGCCTGGTTCCGGCCATGCTCGGCACACGCACGTCGCGACTCGTCGTCTCGTCGATCAACATCGCCGTCGCCTTCCCGGCCCTGCTGCTCGCGATCGGGCTGGCCGTGGTGCTCGGGCAGAGCGCGCTGAGCGCGGTCATCGCGATCGGGGCGGCGATGACGCCCGACTACGCCAGGTTGACGTACACGCTGAGTGCCTCGGTGCTCGGCCGCGACTACGTCGCCGCAGCGCATGTGCTCGGCGTGCCGCGGTGGACGATCATGTTCCGGCATGTGCTGCCCAACATCCGCGACCCGCTGATCGTGCGCGCCACGATCAGCGCGGGCGCCAGCCTCGTGGCGTTCGCGAGCCTCTCCTTTCTCGGCCTCGGCGTGCAGGCGCCCGACTACGACTGGGGGCGCCTCCTCGGCGAGGGTCAGACCCGCATCTTCGTGAGCCCGGCGTCGGCGCTCGTGCCCGGTGCCGCGATCGTGATCGCCGGGCTCGTCTTCACGCTCTTCGGCGAGTTCCTCGCCAAGAACCTCCCCGGCACCGGTTCGGTGCGCACACCGCGCGGCGCCAGGCGACCGCCGCAACCCCACGCCGATCACAACACCGACGGCGCGCTGCCGGAAGACACCGAGCGGGTGCTCAGCGTGCGCGACCTCGTCGTGTCGGCTCCGGCGGAGGCAGGTTGGACCCACCCGGTTCAGAGTATCTCCTTCGACGTCGCCCGCGGCGAGATCCTCGGGATCGTCGGCGAGTCCGGTTCTGGCAAGAGTCTCAGCATGATGTCGATCGCGGGCCTCACCGACCTTCCGCTCCGCGCATCCGCCGGCCGGCTCGAGTTCGACGGCGTCACGCTCGCCGGGCCGGGGGAGATCTCGGCGGATGCCGTCAACCGGCGCCACGCGCGGCTGCTCGGAACCCGACTCGCGATGGTCTTCCAGGACCCGATGTCGTCGCTGAATCCGGCGCTCAAGGTCGGCCCGCAAGTGGCGGAGATCGCGCAACTCCATGAGGGCGCGAAACGACGCACTGCGCTGCAGCGGGCGATCGATCGACTCCGCGCCGTGCACATCCCCCGTCCTGAGCAGAGTGCGCAGCAGTACCCGCACGAGTTCTCTGGCGGCATGCGCCAGCGGGCGATGATCGCGATGGGATTGATGGGCACGCCGAAGCTGATCATCGCCGACGAGCCGACCACGGCCCTCGACGTGACGGTGCAGAAGGGCGTCCTCGGCCTCCTCACCGAGATCAACCGCACCGATGACACGGCGATCGTGCTCATCTCCCACGACATCGCCGTCATCACCGCCGTCTGCACTCGTGTGCTCGTGATGTACCGCGGACGCATCGTCGAGGCGGTCTCCGTCGACGATCTGGTGGGCGGTCGGGCGCGGCATCCGTACACCAGGGCGCTCCTCGATTCGGTGCCCACGATGGACGGCGACCGTTCGGAGCGGCTGGCGACCATCCCGGAGGATCGAGTGTTCGACATCGACATCGACATCGACGCCGATTCCGATTCCGATGCCGATGCCGATCGACCCGTGGAGGTGGTCGGATGA
- a CDS encoding ABC transporter permease codes for MTDTTTAPAAAPAAPPRARAGRRVWIRYGFRRLGHFVVSVIVLVTAAFLMVQLIPGDPAQTSAGPNATPELVEQRRVELGLDLPLWLQYLRLWSGLFSGSMGESITLRVPVAEVMASRLPATLELAAIAVAIVLLVGIPLGLAAGALTRRGRRRPLEVTYTSFATVFSVIPEFLLGVGLVYLFAVSAQVLPVAGRSGASSYILPVAALAIGGIAAISRIVRAETLVVLEQEYVRTARAKRMPAPRLYLRHVLPNILTSTLTISGLLLGGMIAGTVLVENIFAWPGLGTTIVQSIQQKDYPLIQAIVVFYGAVILVINLVVDLVLIAIDPRTALKDG; via the coding sequence ATGACCGACACGACGACGGCCCCGGCGGCCGCTCCCGCGGCGCCTCCCCGCGCACGGGCCGGCCGCCGGGTCTGGATCCGCTACGGATTCCGCCGCCTGGGTCACTTCGTCGTGTCGGTCATCGTGCTCGTCACCGCGGCCTTCCTGATGGTGCAGCTCATCCCGGGAGATCCGGCACAGACGTCGGCCGGCCCGAATGCGACGCCCGAGCTCGTCGAACAGCGGCGCGTCGAGCTGGGCCTCGACCTCCCGCTCTGGCTGCAGTACCTTCGCCTCTGGAGCGGACTGTTCTCGGGCTCGATGGGCGAGTCGATCACGCTTCGGGTGCCGGTCGCCGAGGTGATGGCATCTCGGCTGCCGGCCACGCTGGAACTGGCGGCCATCGCGGTGGCCATCGTGCTGCTCGTGGGCATCCCGCTCGGACTCGCGGCGGGCGCCTTGACGCGTCGCGGACGCCGGCGCCCGCTGGAGGTGACGTACACCTCCTTCGCGACCGTGTTCTCGGTCATACCCGAGTTCCTCCTCGGCGTGGGGCTCGTCTACCTCTTCGCGGTGTCGGCGCAGGTGCTTCCGGTCGCCGGTCGCAGCGGGGCGAGTTCGTACATCCTCCCTGTCGCTGCGCTGGCGATCGGCGGAATCGCGGCCATCTCGCGCATCGTGCGCGCTGAGACGCTCGTCGTGCTCGAGCAGGAGTACGTGCGCACCGCCCGCGCCAAGCGGATGCCGGCGCCGCGGCTCTACCTTCGCCACGTGCTGCCCAACATCCTGACGTCGACGCTGACGATCTCGGGCCTGCTCCTGGGCGGCATGATCGCCGGCACGGTGCTCGTGGAGAACATCTTCGCCTGGCCGGGCCTCGGCACGACGATCGTGCAATCGATCCAGCAGAAGGACTACCCGCTCATCCAGGCGATCGTCGTCTTCTACGGCGCGGTGATCCTCGTCATCAACCTGGTCGTCGACCTCGTACTCATCGCCATCGACCCGCGCACTGCGCTGAAGGACGGCTGA
- a CDS encoding ABC transporter substrate-binding protein translates to MNKTRFLKVAAATSAGVLLLAGCSAGGGDDGSSNGTFVFGLTDDPGNLNPFMTTANAAREVTGFMYDNLVFFDPETGEASPWLAESWEESSTEVTYHLKEGVTCEDGSELTPEVVAANFNWVTDVENESAINGVLVPADATAEFDNDAGTVTVSVTAPSSFLLTQTGALEIMCQPALDDPDAASAASVGTGLYQLTEAVTGDHYTLTKRDGYTWGPEGGNTSETEAAPDEVTIRVIENVSTAANLLLAGELNAATVTGPDEDRVAASAEVGRRVSLIQGQWYFSQLEGKPTADPNVRLALAKAIDFEALTQVITDGKGYRAERLAMMAPNQCPYDATDGAVPDYDVAAAEKLLDEAGWVKGADGMRAKDGQPLTLSMLFTVSETMSAAMELAQQEYAKVGVDLQLDGGDVNFKLSKLYDEGNLGSFDIADAAINAWLPSIMVPWNTGALPPGGRNSAGIDNPVYNEKIAAAGELAGVESCDLWKEAEQALYEAADTIPFAAQDEVTYLNGAELALPNTLIGPSIQMKG, encoded by the coding sequence ATGAACAAGACCCGATTCCTGAAGGTGGCCGCGGCGACCTCAGCCGGCGTGCTGCTCCTCGCCGGCTGCTCCGCTGGAGGAGGTGATGACGGATCTTCGAATGGCACGTTCGTCTTCGGCCTCACCGACGATCCGGGCAACCTCAATCCATTCATGACCACCGCGAACGCCGCCCGCGAAGTCACGGGGTTCATGTACGACAACCTCGTGTTCTTCGATCCCGAGACCGGTGAGGCAAGCCCGTGGCTCGCGGAGTCGTGGGAGGAGTCGTCCACCGAAGTGACGTATCACCTCAAGGAAGGGGTGACCTGCGAAGACGGCAGCGAGCTCACGCCGGAGGTGGTCGCGGCCAACTTCAACTGGGTCACCGACGTCGAGAACGAATCGGCCATCAACGGGGTGCTCGTGCCCGCCGACGCGACCGCCGAGTTCGACAACGATGCCGGAACCGTCACGGTGAGCGTCACGGCGCCGTCTTCGTTCCTGCTCACCCAGACTGGCGCGCTCGAGATCATGTGCCAGCCGGCACTCGACGACCCGGATGCCGCGTCCGCCGCGTCCGTCGGCACCGGCCTGTACCAGCTCACCGAAGCGGTGACCGGCGATCACTACACGCTCACGAAGCGTGACGGCTACACGTGGGGACCCGAGGGCGGCAACACCTCCGAGACGGAGGCCGCGCCCGACGAGGTGACCATCCGCGTCATCGAGAACGTCAGCACGGCGGCGAACCTGCTGCTCGCAGGCGAGCTCAACGCCGCCACGGTCACCGGCCCCGACGAAGATCGTGTCGCGGCATCCGCCGAGGTCGGGCGCCGAGTCTCGCTCATCCAGGGTCAGTGGTACTTCTCGCAGCTCGAGGGCAAGCCGACGGCCGATCCGAACGTGCGGCTCGCGCTCGCCAAGGCCATCGATTTCGAAGCGCTCACGCAGGTCATCACCGATGGGAAGGGCTACCGCGCGGAACGCCTCGCCATGATGGCTCCCAACCAGTGCCCCTACGACGCAACCGACGGTGCCGTGCCCGACTACGACGTCGCCGCGGCCGAGAAGCTGCTCGATGAGGCCGGCTGGGTGAAGGGCGCCGACGGCATGCGCGCCAAGGACGGCCAGCCCCTCACGCTCAGCATGCTCTTCACCGTTTCCGAGACGATGTCTGCGGCCATGGAGCTGGCCCAGCAGGAGTACGCCAAGGTCGGCGTCGACCTGCAACTCGACGGCGGCGACGTGAACTTCAAGCTCTCCAAGCTCTACGACGAGGGCAACCTGGGCAGCTTCGACATCGCCGACGCGGCCATCAACGCCTGGCTGCCGAGCATCATGGTGCCGTGGAACACGGGTGCGCTGCCTCCGGGCGGCCGCAACTCAGCGGGTATCGACAACCCGGTCTACAACGAGAAGATCGCTGCGGCCGGAGAGCTCGCGGGTGTCGAATCGTGCGACCTCTGGAAGGAAGCCGAGCAGGCGCTCTACGAAGCGGCCGACACGATCCCGTTCGCTGCGCAAGACGAGGTGACCTACCTCAACGGTGCTGAACTCGCGTTGCCGAACACCCTGATCGGCCCCTCGATCCAGATGAAGGGCTGA
- a CDS encoding serine hydrolase, whose translation MTEQALRERIGSIEAELGVTATMHAIDVDTGEEFGVAADDLVVPASIFKVPVLTELCCRFADGSIDPAQGMFIAREAFRTPGDTGLSVFLDDVTLSVFLDDVTLSVRDLAVSMMSVSDNRATDILIDLLGLDAINERSRRLGLEQTVLVEDCAGLFRTMVEDAGVDVDDPAWQHPDDSLRERLAGMRVLDASATNRTTPREVTASLALLWDEGGVLAPAATAEARRILSLQVWPHRLKAGFPDSRIRISGKTGTLPYLRNEAGMIEYPDGGRYAVAVFVRETLEEPRNIDADRSIGLIGRAVVDELRSRV comes from the coding sequence ATGACGGAACAGGCGCTGCGTGAGCGGATCGGCAGCATCGAGGCCGAACTCGGCGTCACGGCGACGATGCATGCGATCGACGTCGACACCGGTGAGGAGTTCGGCGTTGCGGCCGACGATCTGGTGGTGCCGGCCTCGATCTTCAAGGTGCCCGTTCTCACCGAGCTCTGCTGCCGCTTCGCCGACGGCTCGATCGACCCGGCACAGGGCATGTTCATCGCTCGCGAGGCGTTCCGAACGCCGGGAGACACCGGGCTCTCGGTGTTCCTCGACGACGTCACGCTCTCGGTGTTCCTCGACGACGTCACGCTCTCGGTTCGGGATCTGGCGGTGAGCATGATGTCGGTGAGCGACAACCGCGCGACCGACATCCTCATCGACCTCCTCGGCCTCGACGCCATCAACGAGCGCTCGCGCCGGCTCGGTCTCGAACAGACCGTGCTCGTCGAAGACTGCGCAGGCCTGTTCCGCACGATGGTGGAGGACGCCGGCGTCGATGTCGACGATCCGGCCTGGCAGCATCCGGATGATTCGTTGCGCGAGCGGCTCGCCGGCATGCGCGTGCTCGACGCGAGCGCGACGAATCGAACCACCCCGCGTGAGGTGACCGCGAGCCTCGCACTGCTCTGGGATGAGGGCGGAGTGCTCGCTCCGGCAGCGACGGCGGAGGCGCGGCGCATCCTCTCCCTCCAGGTGTGGCCGCACCGATTGAAGGCCGGATTCCCCGACTCGCGGATCCGCATCAGCGGCAAGACCGGCACGCTCCCGTATCTGCGCAACGAGGCGGGGATGATCGAATACCCCGACGGCGGCCGGTACGCGGTCGCCGTGTTCGTGCGCGAAACCCTCGAGGAGCCCCGCAACATCGACGCCGACCGTTCCATCGGCCTCATCGGTCGGGCCGTCGTGGATGAGCTTCGTTCACGCGTCTGA
- a CDS encoding amidohydrolase family protein yields the protein MMDTVVRGGTLVTERGLVEEDLGIVGERVAQIGGSMRGRAELDGRGTFVVPAAIDPHVHLSTPAMLAGAEPTFADDMRTGTLAAIAGGVGTVGQMSFPLDGETVGAAVARDRAAFAEQATTDFLLHPSLVTVDEASLDELAELGAAGHSAYKMVMPAFDWDGSRIIESIRRAAEAGMVVMIHCEDEAIVRAAGEQLERAGMTGIEHYPASRPVLSERAAVERAVAIAEFTGATIDVVHCSSAAALEVATAARRRGVDVHVEARPVYLYLDESRYARPDAARYVGMPPLRSRDDVQALWRGLADGSIDTIGSDHAPWTLAQKMDPAHSFATVPKGMAELETFLPLLFTEGVLGGRIDLTALVRLTAGNPARLFGLHPRKGVIREGADADLVAIDPADRRVIDDRELISRAGHSPYEGREANGWPRWVVSRGELVLADREVLARPGRGVEQFRANGTAAGGAEGER from the coding sequence GTGATGGACACCGTCGTGCGCGGCGGCACGCTCGTGACGGAGCGTGGCCTCGTCGAAGAGGACCTCGGAATCGTCGGCGAACGAGTCGCGCAGATCGGCGGGAGCATGCGCGGCAGAGCCGAACTCGACGGCCGCGGCACCTTCGTGGTGCCCGCCGCGATCGATCCGCACGTGCACCTCAGCACTCCCGCCATGCTGGCAGGCGCCGAGCCGACCTTCGCCGACGACATGCGCACCGGCACCCTCGCGGCGATCGCCGGCGGCGTCGGCACAGTGGGGCAGATGAGCTTTCCGCTCGACGGCGAGACCGTCGGTGCGGCCGTCGCGCGAGACCGGGCCGCGTTCGCGGAGCAGGCCACGACCGACTTCCTCCTGCATCCGAGCCTCGTCACCGTCGACGAGGCCTCGCTCGACGAACTGGCCGAACTCGGCGCTGCGGGGCACTCCGCGTACAAGATGGTGATGCCTGCGTTCGACTGGGACGGGAGCCGGATCATCGAGTCGATCCGGCGTGCCGCCGAGGCGGGCATGGTCGTCATGATCCACTGCGAGGACGAGGCCATCGTCCGCGCGGCGGGCGAGCAGCTCGAGCGCGCCGGGATGACCGGCATCGAGCACTACCCGGCGTCTCGACCGGTGCTCTCCGAGCGCGCCGCGGTCGAGCGCGCCGTGGCGATCGCCGAGTTCACCGGCGCGACGATCGATGTCGTGCACTGCTCATCCGCGGCGGCGCTCGAGGTGGCGACCGCAGCACGCCGGCGCGGCGTCGACGTGCACGTGGAGGCCCGCCCGGTCTACCTCTATCTCGACGAGTCGCGCTATGCCCGGCCAGATGCCGCGAGATACGTGGGAATGCCGCCGCTGCGCTCGCGCGACGATGTGCAGGCACTCTGGCGCGGGCTCGCCGACGGCTCGATCGACACGATCGGCAGCGACCACGCACCGTGGACCCTCGCCCAGAAGATGGATCCGGCACACAGCTTCGCGACGGTGCCGAAAGGCATGGCGGAGCTCGAGACCTTCCTGCCGCTGCTCTTCACCGAGGGCGTGCTCGGCGGCAGGATCGACCTCACCGCCCTGGTGCGGCTGACGGCCGGGAATCCGGCCCGACTGTTCGGCCTCCACCCCCGCAAGGGCGTGATCCGAGAAGGCGCCGACGCCGACCTCGTCGCCATCGACCCGGCCGACCGCCGGGTGATCGACGATCGGGAGCTGATCTCGCGTGCCGGCCACTCGCCGTATGAGGGGCGTGAGGCGAACGGATGGCCGCGATGGGTGGTCAGCCGCGGCGAGCTCGTGCTCGCCGATCGGGAGGTCCTCGCCCGGCCCGGCCGCGGAGTGGAGCAATTCCGAGCGAACGGCACCGCCGCCGGCGGCGCGGAAGGAGAACGATGA